A region from the Motacilla alba alba isolate MOTALB_02 chromosome 10, Motacilla_alba_V1.0_pri, whole genome shotgun sequence genome encodes:
- the SCAMP5 gene encoding secretory carrier-associated membrane protein 5, whose protein sequence is MAEKVNNFPPLPKFIPLKPCFYQDFDAEIPPQHRTMAKRLYYLWMLNSITLAVNLVGCLAWLIGGGGAVNFGLAILWLILFTPCSYVCWFRPIYKAFKTDSSFSFMAFFFTFMAQLVISIIQAVGIPGWGVCGWIAAISFFGTNVGSAVVMLIPTVLFTAMAVFSFIALTMVHKFYRGSGGSFSKAQEEWTTGAWKNPHVQQAAQNAAMGAAQGAMMQHETQYSATPNYTYSNEM, encoded by the exons aaaaggTGAACAacttccctcccctgcccaaGTTCATCCCCCTGAAGCCATGTTTCTACCAGGACTTCGATGCGGAGATCCCGCCGCAGCACCGGACCATGGCCAAGCGGCTTTACTACCTCTGGATGC tgaACAGCATCACCTTGGCGGTGAATCTCGTGGGCTGCCTCGCGTGGCTCATTGGAGGCGGCGGAGCTGTAAATTTTGGACTGGCAATTCTCTGGCTCATTCTCTTTACGCCCTGCTCCTATGTCTGCTGGTTTAGACCTATTTACAAAGCTTTCAA GACAGACAGTTCCTTCAGCTTCATGgccttcttcttcaccttcatGGCCCAGCTGGTGATCAGCATTATCCAGGCAGTGGGGATCCCTGGATGGGGGGTCTG CGGCTGGATTGCAGCAATTTCCTTCTTTGGGACCAACGTGGGCTCGGCTGTGGTGATGCTGATCCCCACCGTGCTCTTCACAGCCATGGCAGTCTTCTCCTTCATTGCTCTCACCATG GTGCACAAGTTTTAccggggcagcggcgggagcTTCAGCAAAGCGCAGGAGGAGTGGACCACGGGGGCCTGGAAGAATCCCCACGTGCAGCAGGCGGCCCAGAACGCGGCCATGGGGGCGGCGCAGGGCGCCATGATGCAGCACGAGACGCAGTACTCGGCCACCCCCAACTACACCTACTCCAACGAGATGTGA